The genomic stretch CCGGACGGCTGATACCGCTTGTCGCTCCCACGTGGCAGACGGCTCGCCACACGTCGGCCTCGGTCTGGTATGTGGTGGCCGTGTGCGCCTTCATGGCCGACCAGTTCGCCAAGCTCGCCGTCGTCCGCACGTATGCCTATGGCGAACAGGTCGAAGTCACGCCATTCTTCAATTTCGTTCATGTACTGAATCCGGGGGCCGCATTCAGCTTTCTGGCAGGCGCGGGCGGTTGGCAACGCTACTTCTTCATCGTCCTTGGCTTGGCAGTCTCGGCTTGGCTGGTACGCATGCTGAAACAGCGGTTGCCAAGCCTTGTACTATTATTACATTGGGAGTTGCAAATAGTTCCAAAAAGACAATCGCACAGAACCATCGCGTGGTGGTTCTGTTTATCATTTTAATGATTACTTCGGAAGTGTCACAGGATTTGGATAATGAGATGAAAAAACATAAGGGATTTACACTGATTGAGTTAATGATTGTTGTGGCTATCGTAGGAATTTTAGCAGCTATTGCAATCCCTGCTTATCAAGATTATACGATTCGCGCTCGAGTGACAGAGGGCTTAAGTTTAGCCTCCTCTGCTAAAGCGGCAGTCGCCGAAACCACAATAGCTAGAAATGCACTTCCCACCTCTCAAGCCGCTACTGGGTATGTCTCGCCGGCCGCTACGGCAAACGTTTCCTCCATCACCATTGCAGCAAATACTGGAGTGATAACAATTACTTATACAGCAGCTGCCGGAGGCGGTACC from Legionella birminghamensis encodes the following:
- a CDS encoding pilin; protein product: MKKHKGFTLIELMIVVAIVGILAAIAIPAYQDYTIRARVTEGLSLASSAKAAVAETTIARNALPTSQAATGYVSPAATANVSSITIAANTGVITITYTAAAGGGTILLTPTLNANGDLTWTCTGGTLANKYRPASCRP